In Larimichthys crocea isolate SSNF chromosome VI, L_crocea_2.0, whole genome shotgun sequence, one genomic interval encodes:
- the LOC104933192 gene encoding kelch repeat and BTB domain-containing protein 11, with amino-acid sequence MEAGEGEGSTGELCPHLGPAAAETSPQISAENCLELLTKAKSGGAEGAKERIYRYMSDHYLQVLRSPAVYGRLTAGEREHILARRMEGDKVLVVAETSEVCDRGGSRENSRPQSPQLPAPEDSSHRRVFCLHPERRQWEVLTSLPEEIPAKGSGMCTMYNYLFVAGGMRTHGDGRSKASDRVFCFNPLTDTWSPVRPLSQPRCQLRLVSMDGYLYAIGGECLFTVERYDPRADRWTPVAPLPKGSFAVAHEATSCGGELFVSGGSLFYRLLRYDSRRDEWEECPFNESRRRSTDMVAHRSLVYRFDVDRERAAVSVYRYNTVVKAWHGGACFPLHNPLPFRCAVLGDRIYCVNRSHALQFEVREEREGFLPEVLSAPAEARGALVPFVLSLNRDK; translated from the coding sequence ATGGAGGCCGGAGAAGGTGAGGGGTCCACCGGGGAGCTGTGTCCCCACCTCGgccctgcagctgcagagacgTCGCCTCAGATCAGCGCGGAGAACTGCCTGGAGCTGCTGACAAAGGCGAAGAGCGGCGGCGCGGAGGGCGCGAAGGAGCGGATCTACCGGTACATGAGCGACCACTACCTGCAGGTGCTGCGGAGCCCCGCCGTGTACGGCCGCCTCACCGCGGGGGAGAGGGAGCACATCCTGGCCCGGAGGATGGAGGGGGACAAGGTGCTGGTGGTGGCCGAGACCAGCGAGGTGTGCGACCGCGGTGGGAGCCGGGAGAACAGCCGGCCGCAGAGCCCGCAGCTGCCCGCCCCGGAGGACTCGAGCCACCGGCGGGTGTTCTGCCTCCACCCGGAGCGCCGGCAGTGGGAGGTGCTGACCAGCCTGCCGGAGGAGATCCCGGCTAAAGGCTCCGGGATGTGCACCATGTACAACTACCTGTTCGTGGCGGGGGGGATGAGGACGCACGGGGACGGCCGCTCCAAAGCGTCGGACCGGGTGTTCTGCTTCAACCCGCTGACCGACACCTGGAGCCCGGTCCGCCCGCTGAGCCAGCCCCGCTGCCAGCTGCGCCTGGTCTCCATGGACGGGTACCTGTACGCCATCGGGGGGGAGTGTCTGTTCACGGTGGAGCGCTACGACCCGCGCGCGGACAGGTGGACTCCGGTGGCTCCGCTCCCCAAAGGCTCGTTCGCCGTGGCGCACGAGGCGACGTCCTGCGGCGGGGAGCTGTTCGTGTCCGGCGGCTCGCTCTTCTACCGCCTGCTGCGGTACGACTCCCGCCGGGACGAGTGGGAGGAGTGTCCGTTCAACGAGAGCCGGCGCCGGTCCACGGACATGGTGGCGCACCGGAGCCTCGTGTACCGCTTCGACGTGGACCGGGAGCGCGCGGCGGTGAGCGTGTACAGGTACAACACGGTGGTGAAGGCGTGGCACGGCGGCGCGTGCTTCCCGCTCCACAAcccgctgccgttccgctgcGCGGTGCTCGGTGACCGGATCTACTGCGTGAACCGGAGCCACGCGCTGCAGTTCGAGGTGCGGGAGGAGCGCGAGGGCTTCCTGCCGGAGGTGCTGTCCGCGCCCGCGGAGGCCAGAGGAGCCCTGGTGCCTTTTGTCCTGTCTCTGAACCGGGACAAGTGA